The following proteins are encoded in a genomic region of Sphaeramia orbicularis chromosome 2, fSphaOr1.1, whole genome shotgun sequence:
- the LOC115435370 gene encoding thymosin beta-12 — MSDKPDISEVQTFDKSKLKKTETQEKNPLPSKETIEQEKAAASS; from the exons ATGAGTGACAAGCCCGACATTTCAGAGGTTCAAACCTTTGATAAGAGCAAGCTGAAGAAGACAGAGACACAGGAGAAGAATCCCCTGCCTTCAAAAGAAA CCATTGAACAGGAAAAGGCAGCAGCGTCGTCGTGA